The following proteins are co-located in the Pseudomonas sp. ATCC 13867 genome:
- the sppA gene encoding signal peptide peptidase SppA, with translation MSDEWKAGDTKAGDDKSWKLLEKAVLAGVQEQRRSRRWGIFFKLLTFLYLFIALALLSPFGGLSKSASRSASHTALIEVKGMIADNEPASADNVVGALRSAFEDSGTKGIVLRINSPGGSPVQSGYIYDEIKRLRGEHPDIKVYAVISDLGASGAYYIASAADAIYADKASLVGSIGVTAATFGFVGTMEKLGVDRRVYTSGEHKAFLDPFQPQKPDETAFWQQVLDTTHKQFIDSVKKGRGDRLKDKDHPELFSGLIWSGEQALQLGLIDGLGSTSYVAREIIKEKEVVDYTVQETPFDRFAKKLGASVAERMALWMGWQGPVLR, from the coding sequence ATGTCGGATGAATGGAAGGCTGGGGATACCAAGGCGGGTGACGACAAGAGCTGGAAGCTGCTGGAGAAGGCGGTGCTGGCCGGGGTTCAGGAGCAGCGTCGTTCGCGCCGCTGGGGCATCTTCTTCAAGCTGCTGACTTTCCTTTACCTGTTCATCGCCCTGGCGCTGCTCAGTCCGTTCGGTGGTCTGTCGAAGTCTGCCTCGCGCAGCGCCAGCCATACGGCGCTCATCGAGGTGAAGGGCATGATCGCCGACAACGAGCCGGCCAGTGCCGACAATGTCGTCGGCGCGCTGCGCTCGGCGTTCGAGGATTCCGGTACCAAGGGGATCGTACTGCGCATCAACAGCCCGGGCGGCAGTCCGGTGCAGTCCGGCTATATCTACGATGAAATCAAGCGTCTGCGCGGTGAGCATCCGGATATCAAGGTCTACGCCGTGATCAGCGATCTCGGTGCTTCCGGCGCTTATTACATTGCCAGTGCTGCCGACGCAATCTATGCGGACAAGGCCAGTCTGGTGGGCTCCATCGGCGTGACGGCGGCGACGTTCGGCTTCGTCGGTACGATGGAGAAGCTGGGTGTGGATCGCCGTGTCTACACCTCGGGTGAGCACAAGGCCTTCCTCGATCCGTTCCAGCCGCAGAAGCCGGATGAAACAGCGTTCTGGCAGCAGGTGCTGGACACCACGCACAAGCAGTTCATCGACAGTGTGAAGAAGGGGCGCGGCGATCGCCTGAAGGACAAGGATCATCCCGAGCTGTTCTCCGGTCTGATCTGGTCCGGCGAGCAGGCGCTGCAATTGGGTCTGATCGACGGCCTGGGTAGTACCAGTTACGTGGCTCGCGAGATCATCAAGGAGAAGGAAGTGGTGGACTACACCGTCCAGGAAACTCCCTTCGACCGCTTCGCCAAGAAGTTGGGCGCCAGTGTCGCGGAGCGCATGGCGTTGTGGATGGGGTGGCAGGGGCCGGTTCTGCGCTGA
- the fabD gene encoding ACP S-malonyltransferase gives MSASLAFVFPGQGSQSLGMLAELGAQHAIVRDTFAEASAALGYDLWALVQEGPEERLNQTDKTQPAILTASIALWRLWQAEGGVQPAYVAGHSLGEYSALVAAGSLAFADAVKLVERRGQLMQEAVPAGTGGMAAILGLEDADVLAACAEAAQGEVVSAVNFNAPGQVVIAGAAKAVERAIEACKARGAKRAVALPVSVPSHCELMRPAAERFAEAVEAVQWQMPQIALVQNVTAQVPADLAALKRDLLAQLYSPVRWVESVQLLAEKGVTNLVECGPGKVLAGLNKRCAKGVTTHNLDSADAFGAARAALV, from the coding sequence ATGTCCGCATCCCTCGCCTTCGTATTCCCCGGTCAAGGTTCGCAGTCCCTCGGCATGCTCGCCGAACTGGGCGCCCAGCACGCCATCGTGCGCGATACCTTTGCCGAAGCCTCTGCAGCCCTGGGTTATGACCTCTGGGCCCTGGTGCAGGAAGGGCCGGAAGAGCGCCTGAACCAGACCGACAAGACCCAGCCCGCCATCCTCACCGCTTCTATCGCCCTGTGGCGTCTGTGGCAGGCCGAAGGTGGCGTGCAGCCGGCCTACGTCGCCGGTCACAGCCTGGGTGAGTACTCTGCGCTGGTCGCCGCCGGCAGCCTGGCTTTCGCCGATGCGGTGAAGCTGGTCGAGCGCCGTGGCCAATTGATGCAGGAAGCCGTGCCGGCCGGTACCGGTGGCATGGCTGCCATCCTCGGCCTGGAAGACGCCGACGTGCTCGCTGCCTGCGCCGAGGCGGCTCAGGGCGAAGTGGTCAGTGCCGTGAACTTCAACGCCCCTGGCCAGGTGGTGATCGCCGGTGCGGCCAAGGCCGTCGAGCGCGCCATCGAGGCTTGCAAGGCCCGTGGGGCCAAGCGCGCCGTGGCGCTGCCGGTCAGCGTGCCGTCGCACTGCGAACTGATGCGCCCGGCTGCCGAGCGTTTCGCCGAGGCCGTCGAGGCCGTTCAATGGCAGATGCCGCAGATTGCCCTGGTGCAGAACGTTACCGCTCAGGTTCCGGCTGATCTGGCCGCGCTCAAGCGCGACCTGTTGGCGCAGCTGTACAGCCCGGTCCGCTGGGTCGAGAGTGTGCAGTTGCTGGCCGAGAAAGGTGTCACCAACCTGGTCGAGTGCGGCCCGGGCAAGGTGCTGGCCGGTTTGAACAAGCGTTGCGCCAAGGGCGTGACCACCCACAACCTGGACTCCGCGGACGCCTTCGGGGCGGCACGCGCGGCGCTGGTTTAA
- a CDS encoding YceD family protein: protein MLNGPIPPHVDPRKLVERAATLEGELPIAKMPRLNEQLTRSDGNVHAKFSFFRDEQKLAVMHVELDAEVSMVCQRCLESANFHVGGEYDYVIIPEGKSIDDLPSGYDALEVGEDPLDLTSLVEDELLLALPIVPVHDPEDCQQPVGYATAPEPSENVEERPNPFSVLAQLKRDPNV, encoded by the coding sequence ATGTTGAATGGACCGATACCACCTCACGTTGATCCGCGCAAACTGGTCGAGCGCGCTGCCACCCTCGAAGGTGAGCTGCCGATCGCCAAGATGCCACGTCTCAACGAGCAACTGACCCGCAGTGATGGCAATGTTCACGCGAAGTTTTCCTTCTTCCGTGACGAGCAGAAACTGGCGGTCATGCACGTCGAACTCGACGCCGAGGTGAGCATGGTATGCCAGCGCTGTCTCGAGTCGGCCAACTTCCATGTGGGTGGTGAGTACGATTACGTCATCATTCCGGAAGGCAAGTCGATCGATGATCTGCCCAGTGGCTACGATGCGTTGGAAGTGGGGGAAGATCCCCTCGACCTGACCTCGCTGGTCGAGGACGAGTTGCTGCTCGCCTTGCCCATCGTGCCGGTCCATGACCCTGAGGATTGCCAGCAGCCGGTGGGATACGCAACAGCGCCCGAGCCGAGCGAGAACGTGGAAGAACGGCCCAATCCGTTCAGCGTACTGGCGCAGTTGAAGCGTGACCCAAACGTTTAG
- a CDS encoding Maf family protein gives MLPLILASSSPYRRELLQRLRLPFECASPDIDESPLPDESAEQLVQRLAESKARALSQRYPGHLIIGSDQAAVNDHRILGKPHDIERATEQLKDASGKSISFLTGLCLLNSHSGRSQVDCVPFTVHFRNLDEPRIRRYLEAEQPFDCAGSFKAEGLGVSLFRSTEGEDATSLIGLPLIRLVDMLLAEHVQIP, from the coding sequence ATGTTACCCCTGATCCTTGCCTCCAGCTCACCCTACCGCCGCGAACTGTTGCAGCGCCTGCGCCTGCCGTTCGAATGCGCGAGCCCCGACATCGACGAAAGCCCTCTCCCCGACGAAAGCGCCGAACAACTGGTTCAACGCCTGGCGGAAAGCAAAGCGCGCGCCCTGAGTCAACGCTATCCCGGCCATCTGATCATTGGATCGGACCAGGCCGCCGTAAACGACCACCGCATCCTCGGCAAACCCCACGACATCGAGCGCGCCACCGAGCAACTGAAGGACGCCAGCGGCAAGAGCATCAGCTTCCTCACCGGCCTCTGTCTGCTGAACAGCCACAGCGGCCGGAGCCAGGTCGATTGCGTGCCATTCACCGTGCACTTCCGCAACCTCGACGAGCCGCGCATCCGCCGCTACCTGGAAGCCGAGCAACCCTTCGATTGCGCCGGCAGCTTCAAGGCCGAAGGCCTTGGCGTCAGCCTGTTCCGCTCCACGGAAGGCGAAGACGCCACCAGCCTGATCGGCCTGCCGCTGATCCGCCTGGTGGACATGCTACTGGCGGAACACGTACAGATCCCCTAA
- the rpmF gene encoding 50S ribosomal protein L32 yields MAVQQNKKSRSARDMRRSHDALDANALSVEKSTGEVHLRHHVSPDGFYRGRKVVDKGSDE; encoded by the coding sequence ATGGCTGTTCAGCAGAACAAAAAATCCCGTTCCGCTCGTGACATGCGTCGTTCCCACGATGCCCTGGACGCGAACGCTCTGTCCGTAGAGAAGAGCACCGGTGAAGTTCACCTGCGTCACCACGTCTCCCCGGACGGTTTCTATCGCGGCCGTAAGGTCGTAGACAAGGGCTCTGACGAGTAA
- the plsX gene encoding phosphate acyltransferase PlsX, translating into MSAPIIAIDAMGGDYGPHCIVPACISFLAEYASLQLVLVGQASLIEEHLRGLSPVERQRLHVHPASEVIAMDERPSQALRGKPDSSMRAALELVRDGKAHACVSAGNTGALMALSRYLLKTLPGIDRPAMVTAVPTQAGRCHLLDLGANVDCSAEHLYQFAVMGAVAAEALGKSNPRVALLNVGTEDIKGNQQVKLAASLLQQARGVNYIGYIEGDGLYRGLADVVVCDGFVGNILLKSSEGLAAMVAARLEELFNSSLPAKAVGLMAMPFLRRLRGDLTPSQHNGASFLGLQGIVVKSHGSAREEGIQSALRRALLEVRENLPQRLHGRLEHLL; encoded by the coding sequence TTGTCCGCACCAATCATCGCGATTGATGCAATGGGTGGGGACTACGGTCCCCACTGCATTGTTCCGGCCTGCATTTCCTTTCTGGCCGAATATGCCTCTCTTCAGCTGGTCCTCGTTGGCCAAGCCTCTCTGATCGAAGAACACCTGCGCGGCCTTTCCCCGGTCGAGCGTCAGCGCCTCCATGTCCACCCTGCCAGTGAAGTCATTGCGATGGACGAACGTCCGTCCCAGGCGTTGCGCGGCAAGCCCGATTCCTCCATGCGTGCTGCCCTCGAGCTGGTTCGGGATGGCAAGGCCCATGCCTGCGTCAGTGCCGGCAATACCGGTGCGCTGATGGCGCTTTCCCGTTATCTGCTGAAGACGCTGCCCGGCATCGATCGCCCGGCGATGGTCACCGCGGTGCCGACGCAGGCTGGCCGCTGTCATCTGCTCGACCTGGGGGCCAATGTCGACTGCAGTGCCGAGCATCTCTACCAGTTCGCCGTGATGGGTGCTGTGGCGGCGGAGGCGCTGGGCAAGAGCAATCCCAGGGTTGCTCTGCTGAATGTCGGTACCGAGGACATCAAGGGCAACCAGCAGGTGAAGCTGGCGGCCAGTCTGCTGCAGCAGGCGCGCGGGGTGAATTACATCGGCTACATCGAGGGCGACGGCCTGTATCGCGGGCTGGCCGATGTGGTGGTGTGCGACGGCTTCGTCGGCAACATCCTGCTCAAGTCCAGCGAGGGCTTGGCGGCGATGGTCGCGGCCCGTCTGGAAGAGTTGTTCAACTCCAGTTTGCCGGCCAAGGCGGTGGGCTTGATGGCGATGCCGTTCCTGCGTCGGCTGCGCGGCGATCTCACGCCGTCCCAGCACAATGGCGCGAGTTTCCTGGGTTTGCAGGGCATCGTGGTAAAGAGTCATGGCAGTGCGAGAGAGGAGGGCATCCAGAGCGCGTTGCGTCGGGCGCTGCTGGAAGTTCGCGAGAATCTGCCCCAGCGGCTGCATGGTCGCCTGGAACATCTGCTCTAA
- a CDS encoding HAD-IA family hydrolase: MREYSLLIFDWDGTLVDSIGRIVESMRVAAVSSGLPSRNDEAIKGIIGLGLPEAIQTLYPEVEEGEPLERFRRDYGEHYLSLEVQPSPLFPGVAEAMVEFRRAGYQLAVATGKNRRGLDRVLAGQGWTDFFDITRAADESASKPDPRMLHEILRHCRVAARDALMVGDSPFDLDMARRAGMDSVAVGYGAQSLETLREYAPALEVEHFNELRAWLAGRSVRPVLEVGNDVG; the protein is encoded by the coding sequence ATGCGTGAGTATTCCCTGCTGATCTTCGACTGGGATGGCACGCTGGTGGATTCCATCGGTCGTATCGTCGAGTCGATGCGGGTCGCGGCGGTCAGCTCCGGCCTGCCGTCGCGCAACGATGAGGCGATCAAGGGCATCATCGGTCTCGGTCTGCCCGAGGCGATCCAGACGCTCTATCCCGAAGTGGAAGAAGGCGAGCCGCTGGAGCGTTTCCGTCGCGACTATGGTGAGCACTACCTGAGTCTCGAAGTGCAGCCTTCGCCGCTGTTCCCGGGTGTTGCCGAGGCGATGGTCGAGTTTCGCCGCGCGGGTTACCAGTTGGCGGTCGCCACCGGCAAGAATCGCCGGGGGCTGGATCGCGTGCTGGCGGGGCAGGGGTGGACCGATTTCTTCGATATCACCCGCGCCGCCGACGAGTCGGCGAGCAAGCCCGATCCGCGCATGCTGCATGAAATCCTCCGGCATTGCCGGGTGGCGGCGCGCGATGCGCTGATGGTGGGGGATTCCCCCTTCGATCTGGACATGGCGCGCCGTGCCGGCATGGATTCGGTGGCGGTGGGTTATGGTGCGCAGTCGCTGGAGACTCTGCGAGAGTATGCTCCGGCGCTGGAAGTGGAACATTTCAATGAATTGCGCGCCTGGCTGGCCGGGCGTTCGGTGAGGCCGGTGCTCGAGGTAGGCAACGATGTCGGATGA
- the rluC gene encoding 23S rRNA pseudouridine(955/2504/2580) synthase RluC encodes MTNPAPPTSGVQLLEVAPEYAGQRIDNFLRTQLKGVPKTLIYRILRKGEVRVNKGRIKPEYKLQAGDVVRVPPLRLAERDEPVPLAQGLLERLEAAIVFEDKALIVVNKPTGIAVHGGSGLSYGVIEAFRQLRPECKDLELVHRLDRDTSGLLMIAKKRSMLRHLHDALRGERVVDKRYHALVRGSWPAAKKQIAVPLLKNNLRSGERVVEVNPEGKEALTEFKVLRRFGDFATLVEARPITGRTHQIRVHAKHAGHSIAGDPKYGDEDFSREIRELGGKRLFLHSAFLRVPMPDGSVLELEAPVDEVWQRTVERLDA; translated from the coding sequence ATGACGAATCCCGCCCCTCCGACTTCCGGCGTTCAGCTGCTTGAAGTCGCGCCGGAGTATGCCGGCCAACGCATCGACAATTTCCTTCGCACCCAGCTCAAGGGCGTCCCCAAGACCCTGATCTACCGCATCCTTCGCAAGGGTGAGGTGCGGGTCAACAAAGGCCGCATCAAGCCGGAGTACAAGCTGCAAGCAGGCGACGTGGTGCGCGTGCCGCCGCTGCGCCTGGCTGAGCGCGACGAGCCGGTGCCGCTGGCGCAGGGGCTGCTGGAGCGCCTGGAAGCCGCCATCGTCTTCGAAGACAAGGCGCTGATCGTGGTGAACAAGCCCACCGGCATCGCCGTGCATGGCGGTAGTGGGCTGAGTTACGGGGTTATCGAGGCTTTCCGCCAACTGCGTCCGGAGTGCAAGGACCTGGAGCTGGTGCATCGCCTGGATCGTGATACCTCCGGCCTGCTGATGATCGCCAAGAAGCGCAGCATGCTGCGCCACCTGCATGATGCGCTGCGCGGCGAACGTGTGGTGGATAAGCGTTACCATGCCCTGGTGCGTGGCAGCTGGCCGGCGGCGAAGAAGCAGATCGCCGTGCCGCTGCTGAAGAACAACCTGCGCTCCGGCGAGCGCGTGGTGGAAGTGAATCCAGAAGGCAAGGAAGCGCTGACCGAGTTCAAGGTGCTGCGCCGCTTCGGCGACTTCGCCACCCTGGTGGAGGCGCGCCCGATCACCGGTCGTACCCACCAGATTCGTGTGCATGCCAAGCATGCCGGTCATTCCATTGCCGGCGACCCCAAGTACGGCGACGAAGACTTCTCCCGCGAGATCCGCGAGCTGGGCGGCAAACGCCTGTTCCTGCACTCCGCGTTCCTGCGCGTGCCGATGCCCGATGGCTCGGTGCTGGAGCTGGAGGCGCCGGTCGATGAAGTCTGGCAGCGTACCGTGGAGCGCCTGGATGCGTGA